CTTCTTTGAATTTCGTTCCTCTATCTTCATAACTTTTAAACAAGTCGAAACTTGCACATGCTGGAGACAACAATACAGTATCTCCTTTAGATGCCAATTTATAAGCAACCTTTACTGCTTCTTCTGCACCAGCTGTTTCAATCAAACTATCTACAACTCCTCCAAAAGTTTCAATAATCTTTTGATTATCTAAACCTAAACAAACAATTGCTTTTACTTTTTCTCGAACTAATGGTAATAAATCGGTATAATCATTCCCTTTATCAACCCCTCCAACAATCCAAACCGTAGGAACATCCATGCATTCTAAGGCATAATATGCTGCATTTACATTGGTTGCTTTACTATCATTTACAAACTGAATTCCATTTACTTTTTGCACATTTTCTAAACGATGCTCAACACCTTCAAAATCTGACAAACTTTCTGCAATAGTTTGCTTTCTTACCTGCATTAGTTTAGCAGCCATTGAAGTAGCCATGGCATTTTTAACATTGTGCTTTCCTTGTAATTTTAATTCAGATGCATTCATTAAAATTTCCTCTGTCTTTATTTTCATAATTATATTTTCTCCTCTCAAAAACACCCCTTGTTCAAGTTCCTTTTCAATTGAAAAAGGCATTAATTGAGCTTTTATTTTAGTACTAATTATCCAATTAGTAATCACTTCATCATCTCCATCATAAATCAAAAAATCATTTTCAGTTTGATTCTCTGTTATTCTAAATTTTGATTTTATGTAATTCTCAAATTTGTATTCATATCGATCTAAATGATCGGGTGTAATATTTGTTAATATTGCTATGTGCGGTTTAAATTTCTCAATCCCATCTAATTGAAAACTGCTCAATTCCAACACATAATTCTCATGTGATTTGTTTGCTACCTGACCAGCAAAACTATCACCAATATTTCCACCTATCCCTACATTTAACCCTGCTTGTTTTAAAACATGCCCAACAAGCATCGTTGTAGTAGTTTTTCCATTTGAACCAGTTATTCCAATGATTGTTGCATTTGTATATTCTGAAGCAAATTCTATTTCAGAAATCACCTTAACACTTTTATCTTGGAGCTTTTGAATTAAGCTCACCTTGTCTGGAATCCCAGGACTTTTCATAACCACATCAGCATTCAAAATTTTAGTTTCTGTATGCTGCTCCTCTTCAAACTCTATTTCCTCTTTTAAAAGAACTTTTTTGTACTTCTCTGCTATTTTACCTTTATCAGAAAGGAAAACTTCAAAACCTTTTTGCTTCCCCAAAATAGCAGTTCCAACACCACTTTCTCCTCCTCCTAAAACAACCAGTTTCTTCATATTATCTTAACTTCAAGGTTACGATAGCTAACACCGCTAAAAGAATTCCAACAATCCAAAAGCGAGTAACTATTTTACTTTCATGATATCCTAACTTTTGATAATGATGATGTAGAGGTGACATTTTGAAAATACGTCGTCCCTCTCCATATTTCTTTTTAGTGTATTTAAAATATGACACCTGCAACATTACCGATAAGTTTTCTGCTAAAAATATTCCCGCCAAAACTGGTATAAGTAGTTCTTTTCTGATAGCAATAGCAATTACCGCTATAATTCCTCCAATGGTTAAACTCCCTGTGTCACCCATAAAGACTTGCGCAGGATAAGTATTATACCATAAGAAACCAATTAACGCACCCGCAAACGCCAAAATAAACACCGTCATTTCACCGGAGTTAGGTATATACATCACATCTAAATAATCTGCAAAAATGATATTACCTGAAACCCAAGCAAAAATCGCCAGAGCTATTACCATTATAGCAGACGATCCTGCTGCTAACCCATCGATTCCATCTGTTAAATTAGCCCCATTTGAAACTGCTGTAATAATAAATATTACTAATGGGATAAAAATTACCCAAGCATATTTCTTATAATCACCTCCTAAAAAACTCAATGCTTTTGCGTAATCAAGTTCATTGTCCTTTAAAAACGGAACTGTTGTTTTTGTTGACTTATGTTCTTCTCCAAATACTTTTTTTCTTCCATTCTCTTGAACTATTTGTTGTTCTTGTGGTAACTGTTCTTTAATGGTTACATCTTGATGGAAATACAACATTGAACCAACAATAACTCCCAAGCCAACCTGACCTAAAACCTTAAATCTTCCTTTTAACCCTGCCTTATCTTTTTTGAATACCTTTATATAATCATCAGCAAACCCAATTAACCCCATCCAAACAGTTGTTATTAGCAAAATGATGATGTAGATATTCTCTAACTTAGCTAGTAACAACACAGGAATTAGTGTACCTAAAATGATTATGACTCCTCCCATCGTTGGAGTTCCAGCTTTTTGAACCTGTCCTTCCAATCCTAAATCACGTACCGTCTCCCCTACCTGTTGTTTTCTTAAGAAATTAATTATTCTTTTCCCAAAAATAGTTGAGATTAACAACGACAAAATAAATGCTGCTGCTGAACGAAATGTAATAAATTGAAATACACTTGCTCCAGCAAGGTTGAATTCATTTTCTAAATATTGAAATATATAATACAGCATCTTATTGGTTTTTTAGTTGATTAAAGCACTCTGTTACT
The sequence above is a segment of the Tenacibaculum sp. 190130A14a genome. Coding sequences within it:
- the murD gene encoding UDP-N-acetylmuramoyl-L-alanine--D-glutamate ligase, producing the protein MKKLVVLGGGESGVGTAILGKQKGFEVFLSDKGKIAEKYKKVLLKEEIEFEEEQHTETKILNADVVMKSPGIPDKVSLIQKLQDKSVKVISEIEFASEYTNATIIGITGSNGKTTTTMLVGHVLKQAGLNVGIGGNIGDSFAGQVANKSHENYVLELSSFQLDGIEKFKPHIAILTNITPDHLDRYEYKFENYIKSKFRITENQTENDFLIYDGDDEVITNWIISTKIKAQLMPFSIEKELEQGVFLRGENIIMKIKTEEILMNASELKLQGKHNVKNAMATSMAAKLMQVRKQTIAESLSDFEGVEHRLENVQKVNGIQFVNDSKATNVNAAYYALECMDVPTVWIVGGVDKGNDYTDLLPLVREKVKAIVCLGLDNQKIIETFGGVVDSLIETAGAEEAVKVAYKLASKGDTVLLSPACASFDLFKSYEDRGTKFKEAVRGL
- the mraY gene encoding phospho-N-acetylmuramoyl-pentapeptide-transferase; the protein is MLYYIFQYLENEFNLAGASVFQFITFRSAAAFILSLLISTIFGKRIINFLRKQQVGETVRDLGLEGQVQKAGTPTMGGVIIILGTLIPVLLLAKLENIYIIILLITTVWMGLIGFADDYIKVFKKDKAGLKGRFKVLGQVGLGVIVGSMLYFHQDVTIKEQLPQEQQIVQENGRKKVFGEEHKSTKTTVPFLKDNELDYAKALSFLGGDYKKYAWVIFIPLVIFIITAVSNGANLTDGIDGLAAGSSAIMVIALAIFAWVSGNIIFADYLDVMYIPNSGEMTVFILAFAGALIGFLWYNTYPAQVFMGDTGSLTIGGIIAVIAIAIRKELLIPVLAGIFLAENLSVMLQVSYFKYTKKKYGEGRRIFKMSPLHHHYQKLGYHESKIVTRFWIVGILLAVLAIVTLKLR